The Opitutus sp. DNA window GGTCACTCTCACCGGCGGCACTTTAATCGGACAGACGATTTTCACCGGTTCGAGTGTGCCGGCCTAAGTGCCGACCCTCGGCGCCGTCCACGCCGTGATCACCGGCAGCACGGTGACAGGCAAATTCGACGACTACACGTTCGCCCCCGGCGACAATGCCGCCGGCATCACCTGGCTGCCCGAATACACCGCCACCGCCGTTAACCTCTACGCCGTCCCGTCCAACTACGCGACCGCAGTGCCCGGCCTCAACGCCAACCAAACCCAAGTCGGCGCGGCGCTCCAATCCCTGCGTAACTCCGGCCTCAAGTTTGAGCTCGACCAGCGCACCACCATGGACGACCGCGCCACCCTGTTTAACGGCCTGAAAACCCAAACCGCCGCCGGCCTGCGCACGGCCTACGACCAGCTCACCCCGGAAAAACTCACCGCCTTGGCTGCTACCACCTTCCAGTCCGCCTCGATCCTCAATTCCAGCCTGCAACAGCGCAGTGCGGAATTGCGCCGCTACGGGTCGGCGTCGATCAGCCTTAACGGCGTGGCCACCCCCGCCGCCGCGGAAGATTACAGCGTGCAAACGGTCATTGAAGACGGGGTGAGTTATCAAATCGCCAAGGCTAAGCCGAAAAAACGCTTCGGTTATTTTGCCTCGGCTACCGGTGCCTTTGCCGCAGTCGATGGTTCCTCAGACCGCCTCGGCTCTTTTTCGCAGACGGGGGCGGCCACCGCCGGAGTCGATTACGCGCTCAACCCCAACCAGTCGGTCGGGCTGGTGGTCAGCCAGGCGCTGGCCGACACGGATTTCTCCTCCAATAGCGGCACTGCCCGCACCACGACGAGCCGGGTTGGGGTGTTTCACGATTACCATAACGCGGGCTTCTTTGTGAATACCTCGGTGTCGGCCGGGCTTTCGGCCTATGACAGTAAGCGTAAAATCGCCTTTTTAAATCAAACCGCCAGCGGTGAAACGCAGGGCTTCAGTTACGGCGGCCAGTTGGCCACCGGCTATGATTTTAAGGTGGGCGGTTTTATTGTGGGACCGACTGCCTCGGTGGCCTATGACCATGCGCACATCAACGGCTTCGAGGAAACCGGCTCCGCCGCCGATTTGCGCGTTAGGCGTCAGAATGCGGATTCATTCATCACGAAGTTCGGGGTTCATGTGAGCCGACCCTTTGTTGCCAATAAAATCGGGTGGATTCCCGATTTGAGTCTGAGCGCAAGTCGCCAGTCGTTTAACCCCAATCGTATCACCGCGCGCCTGGCCGCCGGTGGAGAAGCGTTCAGGGTTAACCCGCAGGCTGGAGGCAGTGAGTATATTAACCCCGGCGCGAGTTTGTCGGCGCTGTTGCCCAACGGTTGGACGGTGCGCTTGAGCTACGACGCGATCCTCAATCCGCAATACTCCGAACACCGGGTGAACTTGAGCCTTAACGCAGGGTTTTAGGCCAGCGCATGCGGTGTGGCGCTGAAAGCGAACGGGCCGGCGCCGGCATCAAGGGTGATCTTCGTGCCTGAATCTGCGTTTATGGACCCTTATATTCTGCTTAAAAAGACCAATGCGGTTGTTTTAAGTGAATTTAAAGTGCGGGATTTTGAAGGTGAAATTGTCTGTTTTCGTCTTCCTTGATATGCAGGCGGTTGCTAGCCGCATCCTCGTTAAACGATACGCGAAGCTAGAGCCTCCTCGAAAAGCCTTTCGCAACGGGCGTATTCCCGCCCCGGCCGGCCACTGGGGGCGCAAACAGCCCTGAACGAACTCGGTTTACGTGTTCACGAAGGGGCGGCGGCCTAAAAACAGCCCCGGCCCCATCACCAAGGTCGCTTTTCCAACGGCGAAGTCCACGGCGGTTCGCTCCGGGGCTTTTGCACCGAACTAATTGAACCGATTTGGGTTAGCCGCGACGAGCGAAGCGACTCAGGCCGCCAAGGGCAGCGGCTTTTCCTGAGACTTCCTCGCGCGCACCAAAATCATCCGGTCAAAGTTGTGCGCGAGGATCTTCAGGGTCAGTTCGCTGCGCACCGCCGCCAACCCGCGACGACCCGGCCGGCCGAACCCGTGGTTGAACTTGAGCGTAAACATCAGCGACTCGATCGCGCTGCGCTCGGCGCGAAGCGTGATATAATCCTGGTGGTTCCACAGTTCCTCGCCGAGCAAGGCGCGCCCCTTGGCGCCGGAGATGCTCACCTTGGCCACCTTCAGCTCGTATGCCTGCGCCAGCCCTTCGGCGCTGGAGTAGCCGTCGTCGACGTTCGCGCTCGCCGGCACCAGGCCCGTGTTGGCGATATTCTGGATCAGCAGGGGCACCAGTTGCTTGCAATCAGCCACGTTGCCCGCGTCGAGAATCAGCGCGGTGACAAAACCGCCGCGGCTGCGGGCCAATTGCGGCTTGTAGCCAATCACCGGTTCCCGCCCGCCTTTTTCAATAAAAGCAGCACTGCGATCGGCCAGGCTGAGGACCCTTTCCCTCGACTTGGTCTTCACCCCATCATGCACCCGCGCAATGCTTTGCTGGATCGTCGTAATCACCGCGACCACGTCCCCGTGGATGCAGTCCAGTAGGTCTTCCGCGATCCGGCGCTTGGAGGGCCGCAGCTTGGACAGTTTAACATTTGCTTCGGCCTCTGCGGCTTCTACTTGGGTGAGCAACTTGCCGCCCAACTTGCAGGCGATTTGGTAAAACTGGTCGTAGAGCAGCCGGAGTTTTTGGGCTCGGCGGGGACCACCACCCAGCAGGGCGATGGCGCGGGCGCTCTTTCGCAACTCCTCCAGCCAGTGGTCTTTGAAGCCATCCTGCAGCGAGTTAAGCCCGACCTGGTCGAGCTTGCCGCCCATGCGGTAGGCTCGCTCAAAGAGGCGGTAAATGATACCGGAGTCTGTTGGCCAGCAACTGGATGCCTTGATCGCCGTGCTGTCCAGGGTGATATCGGTAAACGAATCGAGCCCTTCGGCCAAAATATCGGCCAATTGGGCCCGGTGGATCAGGGCGAGAGTACTCTCACTCAGGCGATTTATCAGGGGGCCAACGGTATTAGGTGCAGGCAGCGTGTACCCCAAATCATCGAGCAAGGTGCGCAACGATGCCGATTCAAGCAGCACCATCCGGGGGCAGGCACTGTATTGCGACCCCAAGTAACCGGTGGCCATGGCCGTGATAAAAACCACAACAGCGGGGGTGCGCGGACGCCCTGCGGCGAGGAACTCGGCTTGCGTTTTTTCCGCCGTGCCTGACGCCGGCACGGCGAACAACGCCTCGGTCTGCGCCAGTTCGAACTCCCGGTCCTTCCGCCGTTCGCGCTTTTCCGCCATGGCGTGGGCGTCGAGATCGGCGGTCATGGCCACTTCGATTTCGGGGTGGGACCGCCAAAAGCGCTTCAATTCCAATAAAAAATCACCAAAATCACTGCGCGCCGGGGTGGAAAAGAAGTCGCCGGAGGAATAAACGATCGATTCGTTACTTGATAATTTAACGCCGCTACTTATTTTGTTTCCTGTTTTCATGCAGTATAATACGGCACTTTTACAGTAAACTTAAATCACATAAGTTGTTTTTAATAAAAAAACCAAAAGCCTTTTCGAGGAGGCTCTAGCCCTGTGCCACTAAGAAACCGGAAGAACCCAGCAGATGCGGATCGACAAGTTCCGGCATGAGCTTCTCCAGCGAGGATATACAAGGCTGCGATATCAGCGTTAGCATCCCCACCACCACCCTTTCCGGCGTCCATATCCTCCTACGCTTGAAACGGATGTCGAGGGTGCGGAAGTGTTCCACCAAAACGGTAAGCAGGGCGCGTGTGTGTGTAGGGGACATACAGTCGCCGACCGTCTCCCATGCCTAGGGTTCACGACCATCGCATTGGCCATAAAAAATCAGGCCTTACGATGTGTTGCGGGCTTAACCGAGGGCCATTGTGGGTAGCCCCCCCCTAGGCAATGAGATCTGGAAATTCCGACAAGGCCCAGAACCGCACTCACCGACTGTAAATCATTTTTTACAATGACTTAGCAAAGATACTAGGCCTGAACTGAAGCCGAACCCGCCCGGCGGCGCCTGACTAAAGTCATCCCCAGCATCAGGCCGCCGGCTAAGAGCGCATAGCTCGAGGGCTCGGGGATAGGGGAGGTGGTGGTGCCGAAACCGAAGTCGTCGATACCGACAGTGGGAGTGGCGGAGAAAATGGACGCCTTGGTCGTAAAGGTCAGGCCCACGCTGCCAACCTGCTCTCCTTGATAGCCAAAGTAACCGGCGCTGACGCTCGAGTTATTAACAATAGCAAGGTCGGTCAATGTTTGGGTGCTGAGCGTTTCGCCCGAGAGACCCTTGAAAGTCGCAGTAATTGTAGCGAGCATATGCATGCGGCTTCCTAGACCTGCGAAAGTGAATGCCACGGTATTAGGTGCGACGAGAGAGCCCGAAGCGGCATCGGTGAAGCTTGTTCCATCCCAATCGCCAAAGGTCATCGTGGCCGTAAAGGTTTTGGCCGTGGCACTGGTATTGGCGGTGGATTCAAACCGCACGGAGTTGCTGCCCGAGGTGGCGAAATTAGGATTAGCTAAGTTGGATCCCGTAGTCGGCGAAGTATCGCCAGAGAAAGAAAACTTCACGTCGGGCTTGCCGGCCGAGAAGTCGATGATGTTGGTTCCGTTGCCAAAACCAGTAAACGTCTGCACCGTTCCGAATCCATCCGTGTTCTCGATAACTGACTGAGAGGTCACGTTAGTGGGAGTGAGAGTCTCGACGACGCGCGCCAAAGGATCGATCGCATTTGGCCCGGTGACGAGGGTAGGACCGGTGATGACGGCGGCGAACGAAGACTGGACGATCGCGATTGCTAAAATTCCTATTGGTAAATATTTAGGGCTTTTCATTGTTTTTTAAGGCTATGGTTAAACGTTGGGCGCTAGTATTAGTACTAGCGCATTCATTCGTTGATTAATAAATTTTGGGCGCAAGGGAGCAAAAATGTTAACCGTCTCATTCGGCGCGGGTCCCGTAATCGTATCGGATAAAGATTGTTGCGGAATTTCGGGTGCCGTTGGTTTCGTCAAAGATCGAGTGGCCTTGCGGGTCCAATGATTCGATCGAGTTCGCCCGCAGCAGGGCTCCATTGGCCGGCGAGCTGAGGACGATCCCCTGCCGCGCTCTTTTAAAGTGGCAATGTTCGACCACGCCCAGAATGACGCCGCCTTTGTCGTGGGGCACATAGTTTTTCACCGGCTCCTGCCAGTTCTCAAAGCGGGTGTGGAGATAGGCCACCGTATCCACATCTTCGCCTTGGTTGTGGCGGCAGATCTCGCCGATGGAATAGGCAACCCGCTCGCCCGGCTCTGGCCAGCGCTGGAAGGCGCGGTAGTGGTTAACCCAGCACGCAGGCGTGAGGCTGGTGTCGCCGCTATAACCGTGGATATGGGCAAAGGTGTTGCGCGTCGTGAGGTTCCAAGCCGTGGGATTGCGGTATCCGTGATTCCAGATCACACCGCCGGAGAGGTTCCGGTATTCGTTGTCAGCCACGATGTTTTCGATGCTGTTGAACCAGAAAATCGTGCCGTGGCTCTTGTGTTCGGCATCCACACCGCCGGTATCGACGTGGTTGCCGACGACGTGGTTCTGGTGATAGCAGGCCTGCAAGACGATCCGGCTGCCGGCGTCGGGAGCGATCAGCCAGGGGCGATCGAGGAGCAGGCGGGCCTCCGTTTCGCTGCGCTCGATGCCGGTCACGATGCGGAACTGGCCGAGCCCGCGCCCGTCGCACACCAACACCATCCAGTGGTCGTTTTGCCCCACATCCTCGGGCACCTTGCTGCCGAGAGGTGTCGTCACGGCGATGAAGAGCGTGTTGCCATCGAAGTTCTTCGAGGTGACATCACCCCGCAGGCTCGGGTCGGCGAGATCGAGCGTGACCGAGCCTGTGTCCGCTTCGTTGACCCGGAAAATGCCGCCGTCCGAATAGCGGAAATGGAACATAAGTTGCTCGCCCATGTTCTTGTCGAGGCCGGGACCGAGCGAGGCATGATGCCCGACGTCCGTGCCGCGGTTGCCGGAGACAAAAATATGGCGGTTGGCGCTGTTAACCGAGAGAAACATACGGTTAAGCGTGCGCCCATGGGTGCGATCGGCACCGCGCATCGTGTTGTTTTCGACGATCACCCGCCGGCCCGCCATGGTGACAACTCCGATGCAGCGGAAGCCGCTGTAGAAAATCGCCACCTTCTCACCCTTACAATAAAGACCGGGAAAATAGCCGGTAAAGCGGCAGCCGCTGATCCGCACATCGTCAGTGAAAACAGGCGTTCCGCTCGCATCGCGCCGGCCGATCTTAATGCCGATGCCGAGGTGATTAAACTCGCACTCCTCGACGGCGATAAACGAGGAACCCGCTGCCTCAAGGTGCAGGGCCGCGCTCTCGACGGAATGCGGCACGCGCTCTGCCATCGGGACTTTGGGCATCGCATCCGGCGTGATAAACCGGCAGCGGGCCACTACCACGCCTGGTGCAGCCACGGTGACACAGCGCTGGCAGGCACCGTTCACACCATTAATAAAATTGATCCCCTCCAGCCGGGAGCCTGCGGACTCGACAGACAGTAATTCCGGCAAGGGTTCAGCATCAGCGGGGCCGGTGAGGACCGTGTGGCTGCCATCAATGACGTGCCGGTCTTCCTCGCGCGTCCAACGATGCGTGCCCGCCCCGGCACCGAGCAGTTGGACGGGAGATCCCGCGGAAATCCGCAGTGGTCGGCTGATGCGATAGGTGCCCGCTGCCAGGCGCACCGTGCAGCCCTTCCGTGCGGCCGCATCCAGGCAGGCCTGCAGTGCGTCCGTGCAATCCGTTCCGCCATCGGCCAACGCGCCCCAATTAGCTGGGTTCAGGGTCTCCGCAGATGCTGTTTGCGCCGGCATTTCGATACGGATGGAAACCGGTGCGCTCCAGCCCCAGTCTGCGCCCGTGCCGTTGTGGCATTGCACCTCGTAGTTACCAGGCGGGATATCCTCCGGCAACCGGGCCGAGAGTTGCCAGTCGCTGGCGGCGACCACCTCCAACCAGCCCTTAAAACTCGCCCCGACAATCCAGACCCGCGAAGGTGATTGGGTGAGCGACAGGTTTCGCCCGAAGATGCGAACAAGGGAATTCTCCACACGCCACCACCAAACCGTCGCGGCATTGATCCGGAACGGCTCGCCCACCAGACCGCCACGCATCGGCCAGATCAGCAGAGCACCGCGTTCTAGCGCTGGCGGAAGCACCGCCAGCAACCGGTCTTCAGCCGCATGAGCGGGTTCAACTGCGTGAAAGCTCACCCCATCCCAAATATGGAGCCGCGCCCCGGCCAACCCAAGGCCCGTGGCCGCGAGCGTCTCGTCGGCAAAAGTCGTGTCCGAGACCATCGCCAAGACAGGCGATTCCCCGGAGCAGTCTTTGGGCGTCGACGACGGACGAGGTAAGGATTCCGCTAACACGTCGCAGGAACCACGTGGCGGCAAAGGGATACCGGATGAAAATGAAGTCATGATAGTTTTTTACCAATTAACGGCCGCCCGGCGCTATCGCTTTGGCATGTGCTACGTCGCAGGCGGGCTAATCCTCGCCAAGAGGGACGGTGGCCGACCCTTGCCGACGCCATGCTTTGGGTGTCATGCCGGAGCGGGCGAGGAAGTTCCGATAAAAGTTGGCGAGGTTTCCAAACCCGCAAGCGAAGCCGATCAAGATGACTTTGTCGTCGGTCGAGCTGAGCAGCGTTTTCGCCCGTTCGATTCGGGCTTGGTTGACGATATCTGTTGGCGTGCAGTGGTAGAACGCACGGCAACTTCTGGCGAGATGTTCCGGGCTGCGCCCGCTGCGTTTCTGCCAAAAGGCCAGCGACTCGGAAACCGTCTCCCCGGCATCCAGCAGTTCGCTTCGCCACTGTTCGAGCCAGGGCGGTGGTGAGGGTGCGAGTGACTCATCCTGTGCGCGGAATGAGGCGATAACCTGAAGGACGGCGTCGATCACATCGGAAGGCGGGCGCTTATCGCGTCCAGCGAGTTGCTCGAAAACCTTCCGAAGGTCCCGGAGATTCTTCGAACTGAGCCGGACATGTCCCGCCGGAGTTCCACTGCGGAACCAGTTGGCGGGAACCGATAAGCCCATCAACTGATGAAATTGACTCCACCAGTCGGATTCCATGGCGACGTTGAGGATCGCAAGTTCCTCCCCGGCCCGACAGGAGAAATGATGGCAATCCTCCGGACGGATGACGGCCAAGTGCCCAACCGATACCTCCACTTTAATGCGGTTGATGTGATGCGTGCCGGAGCCGGCCACGATCAGAAAGACCTCAAAAAAGTCGTGGGTGTGGCGAAGCGAGACCTGCTGCGAGAGCACGCGTGTGGTCGCGACATGCGGCCGGTGGGCCCGAGTTTCCAGGTTTTCAAAGAGAAGCGTTTTCATCACTACAGTATAGCTTTTTGTCAATGGCTTGGAAGAACCGTTTGGGAAATTCGCGTAAGCTATTTGTGTGATGGCCATACCGGCTGTCCCAACAACACCAATCATTCCAACAATGAATCCCAGACTGACTCCGCAAAAGGTGGCTAAATACAAAACCGATGGCTACCTCGTAATCAACGAACCGGTTCTCAAGCCGGACAGATTCGAAGCTCTCAAGGCGTGCTTCGAGAAAATCCTCAGCAATCTGCCCTCCAACGAGCGCCCGGAATCCATGGACGTTCCCCACTTCATGCACCCGGAGCTGCTCAAGTGGGCGCTGGATGATGATATACTGGCGCTGGTTGAACCGATCATCGGTCCAGACATTGCTCTCTTCTCCACCCACTTCATCTGCAAGCCGAAGGGCAACGGCAAGCGCGTCCCCTGGCACGAGGACTCGGCTTACTGGAAAGGCCTGGTCGAGCCGATGGAGGTGGTGACCGTCTGGCTGGCGATCGATCCCTCCACCAAGGTCAACGGCTGCATGAAGGTCATTCCCCGCACCCATGTCGAGGGGCGCAAGGGCTTCTCCGATTATGATGCGGTGGACACCGCCACCAGCGTGTTCGGCACCGAGATCAAGAAGGAGCAGCGCGATGACGCGCGTCAGGTTTACGTGGAGATTCAGGCCAATGAGTGCTCGCTCCATGATGCGCGCATCATGCACGGCAGCGAGCCGAACACCTCGCAGATCCGCCGCTGCGGCTGGACTCTGCGTTTCGCCAGCACCGCTTGTAAGTTCAACGAGGAAAAGTTCGCCGGCGCCCATCAGGTTTATCTGGCCAAAGGCCGCGACCTGGGCGGCAACCGCTACGCCGATCCGACCCGCGCTTATCCCGAGGTGATGGCCGCGCGCGGCGCCACGACCCGCTACAAGAACGCCCACTAATCATCACCCGCAGGCGCGTATCCTGGACGGATACGCGCCCCGCAGCCGATTTAAAAGCCATGCAAACGCTCTTCGCCAAAGCCTGCTGGGAAGTTTACAGCCGCCCTCTCAACTGGTTTGTCGGGGAGGTGGCCGCCGCCAAGTGGCAGGCCACGGAAATCTACTTGGCCAACCGCCCGGAATCGACTGCGGAAATCCGCCGTCTTCATCGCAACGCCAACCTCAGTCTCATCGCCCAAATTTCCACTGCGGGGGCAACTCCGGAACAACACCTTTCCTCTCTTTATGAGCGCTATCACCACGCCCTCGAATCCGAACCCCTTTTCATCAATTGCCACACCGGTCGCGACACTTTTTCCTTCGAAGACAATCTCAAGTTGTTCGAGGCAGGGGTCGAACTGTCGTTGCGGGAAGGCGTGCCCCTGCTCCATGAAACGCACCGCGGCCGCGCCCTCTTCACCGCGCCCCATTGCCTCGCCTATCTCAAAGCCGTCCCCGGGCTGCGCTTGACGGCGGATTTCTCCCACCTGCTTTGCGTCCACGAGAGCAACCTCTCCGACCAACCGGAAGCGGTGGATGCCATCATCGCCGCCTCCGATCACATCCACGCCCGGGTCGGCTTTTGCGAGGGTCCTCAGCTCTCTGATCCGCGCAATCCCGCCTACCGGGACTGGGTGGACTTGAGCGTCGGCTTCTGGACCCGCATCCGCGAGCGCATGGCCGCCGAGGGCCGCGAGTTCATGACAGTGACCCCGGAGTTCGGGCCAGCCCTCTACGCGCCTCTCGAGGGTCTCTCTGACCAACCCTCAGCCGACCCGTGGCAAAGCAACCACTGGATGCGGGAGGAGTTGAACCGCCGATGGTCTTAAACCGTAGCCGACCCCGCAACCAAACTAACCCGCAAAATCGCCATGGCAACCAAACGCCCAATCGAAACGCTCGGAATGGACTACGTCCGGCGCTACACCGCCGCCTATCGCGAAGGCTCCGACGCATTTCACCGTGAAATCCTTTGCGAGGATGTGCAATTCCCCGCCGTGCTGGTCCCGCCTCGGCCATCGGATTTGCTGGCCGGCAAGCGGATCTATCCGGAGGTCGGCTACTCGGTCCAATACGGCGGGCTGGGCTACTACGCCAACTTCGCGGCGTGGGACGCATCTATCAAAATGTCCGCGCCTTCGGCCGGGGAGCTTGCGGAGTGGCAACGCCTGCGCGCGTTTTGGGAAGTGGAAAACACGATGGCTAAGTGTGACCGGGAGTTTCCCGCTGAAATCCGTCAGCGTCTTCCCGATCTCTACGATCGGGCGGAGAGTCTCGCCATGCCTGCACTGCCGCTCTTCCGCATGGCGGGCCTGCAATTGGATTACGGGAAGCTGGTGAAACACGGCGTTGCGGGGCTGGAGGAGTTAATCTGGTCGATGCAGACCAATCCGCCCGGCGGTCAGGCCGCCGGGTTTTACGATGCTGCGTTGGCCTCGCTCGGTCGGCTGCGGCGCTGCATTGGGCACTATCACCGCGAAGCGGAAAGACTGGAAGCCGCCGATCCGGTCGGCCCGGCGTCGGCGCTGCGCAAGGCGCTGGTCGGTCTTCTCGAGCACGCGCCGGAGACCTTCCACGAGGCGCTGCAGCTGATTCTGCTGACCTCCACTCTCACCGGCACGATCAACTTCGGCCGTCTGGATGTGGTGCTCGGGCCCTATCTCTGCCGCGATCTCCACTCGGGCGCGACAACCTGGGCCGAGGCGCTCAAGGTGATGCAGAATTTCTACACCATCCTCGAGGAGGAGATCCTGCATTACGACGCCCGGATCATCGTGGGCGGCATGGGGCGGGAGAATGAGGCGGCTCCCGATCGGTTTGCCCTGCTCGCGATGGAGACCACCGAGAGCCTGAGCCTGCCACTGCCACAGCTCACCCTGCGGTTTTATTCCGGCCAGAACCCGGCGTTGCTGGAGAAAGCCTACGACGTGATCGGCAAGGGCAAGACC harbors:
- a CDS encoding PEP-CTERM sorting domain-containing protein (PEP-CTERM proteins occur, often in large numbers, in the proteomes of bacteria that also encode an exosortase, a predicted intramembrane cysteine proteinase. The presence of a PEP-CTERM domain at a protein's C-terminus predicts cleavage within the sorting domain, followed by covalent anchoring to some some component of the (usually Gram-negative) cell surface. Many PEP-CTERM proteins exhibit an unusual sequence composition that includes large numbers of potential glycosylation sites. Expression of one such protein has been shown restore the ability of a bacterium to form floc, a type of biofilm.) → MKSPKYLPIGILAIAIVQSSFAAVITGPTLVTGPNAIDPLARVVETLTPTNVTSQSVIENTDGFGTVQTFTGFGNGTNIIDFSAGKPDVKFSFSGDTSPTTGSNLANPNFATSGSNSVRFESTANTSATAKTFTATMTFGDWDGTSFTDAASGSLVAPNTVAFTFAGLGSRMHMLATITATFKGLSGETLSTQTLTDLAIVNNSSVSAGYFGYQGEQVGSVGLTFTTKASIFSATPTVGIDDFGFGTTTSPIPEPSSYALLAGGLMLGMTLVRRRRAGSASVQA
- a CDS encoding autotransporter outer membrane beta-barrel domain-containing protein, with the protein product MPTLGAVHAVITGSTVTGKFDDYTFAPGDNAAGITWLPEYTATAVNLYAVPSNYATAVPGLNANQTQVGAALQSLRNSGLKFELDQRTTMDDRATLFNGLKTQTAAGLRTAYDQLTPEKLTALAATTFQSASILNSSLQQRSAELRRYGSASISLNGVATPAAAEDYSVQTVIEDGVSYQIAKAKPKKRFGYFASATGAFAAVDGSSDRLGSFSQTGAATAGVDYALNPNQSVGLVVSQALADTDFSSNSGTARTTTSRVGVFHDYHNAGFFVNTSVSAGLSAYDSKRKIAFLNQTASGETQGFSYGGQLATGYDFKVGGFIVGPTASVAYDHAHINGFEETGSAADLRVRRQNADSFITKFGVHVSRPFVANKIGWIPDLSLSASRQSFNPNRITARLAAGGEAFRVNPQAGGSEYINPGASLSALLPNGWTVRLSYDAILNPQYSEHRVNLSLNAGF
- a CDS encoding sugar phosphate isomerase/epimerase, whose protein sequence is MQTLFAKACWEVYSRPLNWFVGEVAAAKWQATEIYLANRPESTAEIRRLHRNANLSLIAQISTAGATPEQHLSSLYERYHHALESEPLFINCHTGRDTFSFEDNLKLFEAGVELSLREGVPLLHETHRGRALFTAPHCLAYLKAVPGLRLTADFSHLLCVHESNLSDQPEAVDAIIAASDHIHARVGFCEGPQLSDPRNPAYRDWVDLSVGFWTRIRERMAAEGREFMTVTPEFGPALYAPLEGLSDQPSADPWQSNHWMREELNRRWS
- a CDS encoding phytanoyl-CoA dioxygenase family protein, with translation MNPRLTPQKVAKYKTDGYLVINEPVLKPDRFEALKACFEKILSNLPSNERPESMDVPHFMHPELLKWALDDDILALVEPIIGPDIALFSTHFICKPKGNGKRVPWHEDSAYWKGLVEPMEVVTVWLAIDPSTKVNGCMKVIPRTHVEGRKGFSDYDAVDTATSVFGTEIKKEQRDDARQVYVEIQANECSLHDARIMHGSEPNTSQIRRCGWTLRFASTACKFNEEKFAGAHQVYLAKGRDLGGNRYADPTRAYPEVMAARGATTRYKNAH
- a CDS encoding AraC family transcriptional regulator — its product is MKTLLFENLETRAHRPHVATTRVLSQQVSLRHTHDFFEVFLIVAGSGTHHINRIKVEVSVGHLAVIRPEDCHHFSCRAGEELAILNVAMESDWWSQFHQLMGLSVPANWFRSGTPAGHVRLSSKNLRDLRKVFEQLAGRDKRPPSDVIDAVLQVIASFRAQDESLAPSPPPWLEQWRSELLDAGETVSESLAFWQKRSGRSPEHLARSCRAFYHCTPTDIVNQARIERAKTLLSSTDDKVILIGFACGFGNLANFYRNFLARSGMTPKAWRRQGSATVPLGED
- a CDS encoding transposase — its product is MKTGNKISSGVKLSSNESIVYSSGDFFSTPARSDFGDFLLELKRFWRSHPEIEVAMTADLDAHAMAEKRERRKDREFELAQTEALFAVPASGTAEKTQAEFLAAGRPRTPAVVVFITAMATGYLGSQYSACPRMVLLESASLRTLLDDLGYTLPAPNTVGPLINRLSESTLALIHRAQLADILAEGLDSFTDITLDSTAIKASSCWPTDSGIIYRLFERAYRMGGKLDQVGLNSLQDGFKDHWLEELRKSARAIALLGGGPRRAQKLRLLYDQFYQIACKLGGKLLTQVEAAEAEANVKLSKLRPSKRRIAEDLLDCIHGDVVAVITTIQQSIARVHDGVKTKSRERVLSLADRSAAFIEKGGREPVIGYKPQLARSRGGFVTALILDAGNVADCKQLVPLLIQNIANTGLVPASANVDDGYSSAEGLAQAYELKVAKVSISGAKGRALLGEELWNHQDYITLRAERSAIESLMFTLKFNHGFGRPGRRGLAAVRSELTLKILAHNFDRMILVRARKSQEKPLPLAA